One part of the Ziziphus jujuba cultivar Dongzao chromosome 2, ASM3175591v1 genome encodes these proteins:
- the LOC107417784 gene encoding basic leucine zipper 23: MNGNMDDGEVETSENAILQIPTSSRNLQDSASVDSFIDDILKNTRTCTHTHTCNPPGPDSTHTHTCYHTHTQVLASEDDDHTLNKENSGSKPRKPSGNREAVRKYREKKKAHTAYLEEEVKKLRLLNQQLVRKLQGQAVLEAEVLRLRSLLVDLRGKIDNELGFFPYQKQCNGTTLFKDGDCGLQSTSEVIGQRCQTNLPCLHPHLGSTLQANINESEKTTASWKGNCQPALIDCGVDRNEMPCAEGQAMDMVETLVSSATQTE, encoded by the coding sequence ATGAATGGAAACATGGATGATGGGGAGGTAGAGACTTCAGAAAATGCTATATTACAAATTCCTACTTCTTCCAGAAATTTACAGGATTCAGCCTCGGTAGATTCatttattgatgatattttgaagAACACCCGAACATGCACTCACACACACACCTGCAACCCACCGGGCCCTGATTCAACCCATACACATACTTGCTATCACACACATACTCAAGTTCTTGCATCCGAAGATGATGATCACACACTCAATAAAGAGAATTCTGGTTCAAAACCGAGAAAGCCTTCAGGCAACAGAGAAGCAGTTCGAAAATATAGGGAGAAAAAGAAGGCACACACGGCTTATTTGGAAGAGGAAGTTAAGAAATTGCGGCTGCTGAACCAGCAACTTGTTAGGAAATTGCAAGGGCAGGCAGTTCTTGAAGCAGAGGTCTTAAGGTTGAGAAGTCTTTTGGTAGACCTTAGAGGAAAGATTGATAATGAGTTGGGTTTCTTTCCTTACCAAAAGCAATGTAACGGTACTACTCTTTTCAAGGATGGTGACTGTGGACTGCAGTCTACTAGTGAGGTAATTGGCCAACGTTGTCAGACCAATTTGCCATGTTTGCATCCACATCTTGGTTCAACATTGCAGGCAAATATCAACGAAAGTGAGAAAACAACAGCATCCTGGAAAGGGAACTGTCAGCCTGCCTTAATTGATTGCGGAGTTGATAGAAATGAGATGCCTTGTGCTGAAGGACAAGCCATGGACATGGTGGAAACCTTAGTTTCATCTGCGACACAAACAGAATAA
- the LOC107417777 gene encoding zinc finger CCCH domain-containing protein 53 isoform X2, producing the protein MDSYEATRIVFSRIQSLDPENASKIMGLLLIQDHGEKEMIRLAFGPEALVHSVILKARKDLGLPSNSPSTPSTPSSPSPFLSSNPIAISRQNSSSSSSRLSNNGGANINLPPSLTIPNPSSSSSSASWAALSELQNQTDLISPNNLPLGPSSSSSMNSASLPYYGNGVNDVMDDFQLQDQLSFLNDGSPTLGPKNPDLFYPQQDLSSSPTNGGLDSMGFSSYANWGGSLHRRSCSVSDVCLGSEDPNSGLGWKPCLYYARGYCKNGTSCRFLHGGGLGDSSTAAMVGSDGCSAVVGSPSKLDMMDQCHELFRSKSAQQQRLAAASQLMAASANSFPYSPKCMNFLLQQQQSETQRAAAALMMGADDLHKFGRSRLERNDFSMNGGAGMVNPASRQIYLTFPADSTFREEDVSNYFSIYGPVQDVRIPYQQKRMFGFVTFVYPETVKLILAKGNPHFVCDARVLVKPYKEKGKVQDKKQQQQQVERGDFSPCGTPTGLDSRDPYDLQLGARMFYNSQDVLWRRKLEEQAELQQALELQNRRLMGLQLLDVKKHHNRSISTGSPIQSPTQSPNMFNQNLVLSSIHSSSEAQQVAENCSSPAPTSMTGSTDQLQSVAATARESTAAGENGNGKESPRDEVGDLLESLEHNLPDSPFASPTKGASDYMSAFSNVASEVNDSDGLATSSNIGLGSSLLPNASTLDMGSFKSYNCQMPRFSTGGAIGMYAGTGGPKCPVGI; encoded by the exons ATGGATTCTTATGAAGCTACAAGGATTGTTTTCTCAAGGATCCAAAGTTTAGACCCTGAAAATGCTTCCAAAATCATGGGTCTTCTTCTAATACAAGACCATGGTGAGAAAGAAATGATTAGGCTAGCATTTGGTCCTGAAGCTTTGGTTCATTCAGTGATTCTCAAAGCCAGAAAAGATTTGGGCTTGCCTTCAAACTCTCCGTCAACACCTTCAACACCATCATCTCCTTCTCCTTTCCTTTCCAGCAATCCAATCGCTATTTCAAGACAGaattcttcttcctcttcttcacgGCTTTCAAACAACGGTGGTGCTAATATTAATCTGCCCCCATCTCTCACTATTCCAAACCCATCTTCGTCTTCAAGTTCAGCTTCTTGGGCTGCTTTATCCGAGCTTCAAAACCAAACCGACCTGATCAGCCCCAACAACTTGCCGCTTGGTCCTTCTTCGTCGTCATCCATGAACTCTGCCTCTTTACCTTACTATGGAAATGGAGTCAATGATGTTATGGATGATTTTCAGCTCCAAGACCAGCTCTCGTTTCTCAACGATGGTTCTCCAACTCTTGGACCGAAAAACCCAGATTTATTCTACCCTCAACAGGACTTATCTTCAAGTCCTACTAATGGTGGTCTAGACTCCATGGGTTTTTCTTCTTATGCTAACTGGGGAGGCTCTCTTCACCGCCGGAGTTGCTCTGTTAGTGATGTGTGTTTAGGCTCTGAGGATCCTAATTCTGGGCTTGGTTGGAAACCTTGCCTTTACTATGCTAGAGGTTACTGTAAGAATGGAACTAGCTGTAGGTTCTTACATGGTGGAGGTCTCGGAGACTCTTCCACAGCTGCCATGGTTGGTTCAGATGGTTGTTCAGCTGTTGTTGGTTCGCCGAGTAAGCTTGACATGATGGACCAGTGCCATGAGCTTTTCAGATCTAAATCTGCTCAGCAACAGAGATTAGCTGCAGCTTCACAGCTCATGGCTGCTTCTGCTAATTCCTTTCCCTATTCACCAAAGTGCATGAATTTCCTTCTTCAACAGCAACAAAGTGAAACTCAAAG AGCTGCGGCAGCTTTGATGATGGGTGCTGACGATTTGCACAAGTTCGGGAGATCTCGCCTTGAAAGGAATGATTTTTCGATGAATGGTGGTGCTGGAATGGTGAATCCAGCTTCTAGGCAAATTTATTTGACTTTCCCAGCTGATAGCACTTTCAGAGAAGAAGATGTTTCAAATTATTTCAG CATTTATGGACCAGTTCAAGATGTGAGAATCCCATACCAGCAAAAGAGAATGTTTGGATTTGTGACTTTTGTCTACCCAGAAACCGTGAAGCTTATCCTGGCTAAAGGAAACCCTCATTTCGTTTGTGATGCTAGAGTTCTCGTTAAGCCTTACAAAGAGAAAGGCAAAGTCCAGGACAA GAAACAGCAACAGCAACAAGTTGAAAGAGGAGATTTTTCACCCTGTGGTACCCCAACTGGTTTGGATTCTAGAGACCCATATGATCTTCAACTTG GAGCAAGGATGTTTTACAATTCTCAGGACGTGTTGTGGAGAAGGAAGTTGGAAGAGCAAGCTGAGTTGCAGCAAGCTCTTGAGCTTCAGAATAGAAGGTTAATGGGTCTGCAGCTTCTTGACGTCAAGAAGCACCATAACCGATCGATTTCTACAGGAAGTCCAATTCAGTCACCAACTCAGAGTCCCAACATGTTCAATCAAAACCTTGTCCTTTCTTCAATCCACAGTAGCTCAGAAGCTCAACAAG TTGCAGAGAACTGTTCTTCTCCGGCGCCTACTTCTATGACTGGGTCTACCGACCAACTACAGTCGGTGGCGGCTACTGCTAGAGAGTCTACCGCAGCCGGCGAAAATGGTAACGGCAAGGAAAGCCCGCGTGACGAAGTTGGCGATTTGCTAGAAAG TTTGGAGCACAATCTTCCTGATAGTCCATTTGCATCTCCCACTAAAGGAGCAAGTGACTATATGTCTGCCTTCTCCAATGTGGCAAGTGAGGTTAATGATTCAGATGGCTTAGCTACTTCTTCCAACATTGGTTTAGGTTCTTCACTGCTTCCTAATGCTTCAACATTGGACATGGGGTCCTTCAAATCTTATAATTGTCAAATGCCAAG GTTTTCCACTGGTGGAGCCATAGGGATGTATGCCGGCACCGGGGGTCCAAAATGCCCGGTTGGAATTTAG
- the LOC107417777 gene encoding zinc finger CCCH domain-containing protein 53 isoform X1 yields the protein MDSYEATRIVFSRIQSLDPENASKIMGLLLIQDHGEKEMIRLAFGPEALVHSVILKARKDLGLPSNSPSTPSTPSSPSPFLSSNPIAISRQNSSSSSSRLSNNGGANINLPPSLTIPNPSSSSSSASWAALSELQNQTDLISPNNLPLGPSSSSSMNSASLPYYGNGVNDVMDDFQLQDQLSFLNDGSPTLGPKNPDLFYPQQDLSSSPTNGGLDSMGFSSYANWGGSLHRRSCSVSDVCLGSEDPNSGLGWKPCLYYARGYCKNGTSCRFLHGGGLGDSSTAAMVGSDGCSAVVGSPSKLDMMDQCHELFRSKSAQQQRLAAASQLMAASANSFPYSPKCMNFLLQQQQSETQRAAAALMMGADDLHKFGRSRLERNDFSMNGGAGMVNPASRQIYLTFPADSTFREEDVSNYFSIYGPVQDVRIPYQQKRMFGFVTFVYPETVKLILAKGNPHFVCDARVLVKPYKEKGKVQDKYRKQQQQQVERGDFSPCGTPTGLDSRDPYDLQLGARMFYNSQDVLWRRKLEEQAELQQALELQNRRLMGLQLLDVKKHHNRSISTGSPIQSPTQSPNMFNQNLVLSSIHSSSEAQQVAENCSSPAPTSMTGSTDQLQSVAATARESTAAGENGNGKESPRDEVGDLLESLEHNLPDSPFASPTKGASDYMSAFSNVASEVNDSDGLATSSNIGLGSSLLPNASTLDMGSFKSYNCQMPRFSTGGAIGMYAGTGGPKCPVGI from the exons ATGGATTCTTATGAAGCTACAAGGATTGTTTTCTCAAGGATCCAAAGTTTAGACCCTGAAAATGCTTCCAAAATCATGGGTCTTCTTCTAATACAAGACCATGGTGAGAAAGAAATGATTAGGCTAGCATTTGGTCCTGAAGCTTTGGTTCATTCAGTGATTCTCAAAGCCAGAAAAGATTTGGGCTTGCCTTCAAACTCTCCGTCAACACCTTCAACACCATCATCTCCTTCTCCTTTCCTTTCCAGCAATCCAATCGCTATTTCAAGACAGaattcttcttcctcttcttcacgGCTTTCAAACAACGGTGGTGCTAATATTAATCTGCCCCCATCTCTCACTATTCCAAACCCATCTTCGTCTTCAAGTTCAGCTTCTTGGGCTGCTTTATCCGAGCTTCAAAACCAAACCGACCTGATCAGCCCCAACAACTTGCCGCTTGGTCCTTCTTCGTCGTCATCCATGAACTCTGCCTCTTTACCTTACTATGGAAATGGAGTCAATGATGTTATGGATGATTTTCAGCTCCAAGACCAGCTCTCGTTTCTCAACGATGGTTCTCCAACTCTTGGACCGAAAAACCCAGATTTATTCTACCCTCAACAGGACTTATCTTCAAGTCCTACTAATGGTGGTCTAGACTCCATGGGTTTTTCTTCTTATGCTAACTGGGGAGGCTCTCTTCACCGCCGGAGTTGCTCTGTTAGTGATGTGTGTTTAGGCTCTGAGGATCCTAATTCTGGGCTTGGTTGGAAACCTTGCCTTTACTATGCTAGAGGTTACTGTAAGAATGGAACTAGCTGTAGGTTCTTACATGGTGGAGGTCTCGGAGACTCTTCCACAGCTGCCATGGTTGGTTCAGATGGTTGTTCAGCTGTTGTTGGTTCGCCGAGTAAGCTTGACATGATGGACCAGTGCCATGAGCTTTTCAGATCTAAATCTGCTCAGCAACAGAGATTAGCTGCAGCTTCACAGCTCATGGCTGCTTCTGCTAATTCCTTTCCCTATTCACCAAAGTGCATGAATTTCCTTCTTCAACAGCAACAAAGTGAAACTCAAAG AGCTGCGGCAGCTTTGATGATGGGTGCTGACGATTTGCACAAGTTCGGGAGATCTCGCCTTGAAAGGAATGATTTTTCGATGAATGGTGGTGCTGGAATGGTGAATCCAGCTTCTAGGCAAATTTATTTGACTTTCCCAGCTGATAGCACTTTCAGAGAAGAAGATGTTTCAAATTATTTCAG CATTTATGGACCAGTTCAAGATGTGAGAATCCCATACCAGCAAAAGAGAATGTTTGGATTTGTGACTTTTGTCTACCCAGAAACCGTGAAGCTTATCCTGGCTAAAGGAAACCCTCATTTCGTTTGTGATGCTAGAGTTCTCGTTAAGCCTTACAAAGAGAAAGGCAAAGTCCAGGACAAGTACAG GAAACAGCAACAGCAACAAGTTGAAAGAGGAGATTTTTCACCCTGTGGTACCCCAACTGGTTTGGATTCTAGAGACCCATATGATCTTCAACTTG GAGCAAGGATGTTTTACAATTCTCAGGACGTGTTGTGGAGAAGGAAGTTGGAAGAGCAAGCTGAGTTGCAGCAAGCTCTTGAGCTTCAGAATAGAAGGTTAATGGGTCTGCAGCTTCTTGACGTCAAGAAGCACCATAACCGATCGATTTCTACAGGAAGTCCAATTCAGTCACCAACTCAGAGTCCCAACATGTTCAATCAAAACCTTGTCCTTTCTTCAATCCACAGTAGCTCAGAAGCTCAACAAG TTGCAGAGAACTGTTCTTCTCCGGCGCCTACTTCTATGACTGGGTCTACCGACCAACTACAGTCGGTGGCGGCTACTGCTAGAGAGTCTACCGCAGCCGGCGAAAATGGTAACGGCAAGGAAAGCCCGCGTGACGAAGTTGGCGATTTGCTAGAAAG TTTGGAGCACAATCTTCCTGATAGTCCATTTGCATCTCCCACTAAAGGAGCAAGTGACTATATGTCTGCCTTCTCCAATGTGGCAAGTGAGGTTAATGATTCAGATGGCTTAGCTACTTCTTCCAACATTGGTTTAGGTTCTTCACTGCTTCCTAATGCTTCAACATTGGACATGGGGTCCTTCAAATCTTATAATTGTCAAATGCCAAG GTTTTCCACTGGTGGAGCCATAGGGATGTATGCCGGCACCGGGGGTCCAAAATGCCCGGTTGGAATTTAG
- the LOC107417777 gene encoding zinc finger CCCH domain-containing protein 53 isoform X3: MDSYEATRIVFSRIQSLDPENASKIMGLLLIQDHGEKEMIRLAFGPEALVHSVILKARKDLGLPSNSPSTPSTPSSPSPFLSSNPIAISRQNSSSSSSRLSNNGGANINLPPSLTIPNPSSSSSSASWAALSELQNQTDLISPNNLPLGPSSSSSMNSASLPYYGNGVNDVMDDFQLQDQLSFLNDGSPTLGPKNPDLFYPQQDLSSSPTNGGLDSMGFSSYANWGGSLHRRSCSVSDVCLGSEDPNSGLGWKPCLYYARGYCKNGTSCRFLHGGGLGDSSTAAMVGSDGCSAVVGSPSKLDMMDQCHELFRSKSAQQQRLAAASQLMAASANSFPYSPKCMNFLLQQQQSETQRAAAALMMGADDLHKFGRSRLERNDFSMNGGAGMVNPASRQIYLTFPADSTFREEDVSNYFSIYGPVQDVRIPYQQKRMFGFVTFVYPETVKLILAKGNPHFVCDARVLVKPYKEKGKVQDKYRKQQQQQVERGDFSPCGTPTGLDSRDPYDLQLGARMFYNSQDVLWRRKLEEQAELQQALELQNRRLMGLQLLDVKKHHNRSISTGSPIQSPTQSPNMFNQNLVLSSIHSSSEAQQENCSSPAPTSMTGSTDQLQSVAATARESTAAGENGNGKESPRDEVGDLLESLEHNLPDSPFASPTKGASDYMSAFSNVASEVNDSDGLATSSNIGLGSSLLPNASTLDMGSFKSYNCQMPRFSTGGAIGMYAGTGGPKCPVGI; the protein is encoded by the exons ATGGATTCTTATGAAGCTACAAGGATTGTTTTCTCAAGGATCCAAAGTTTAGACCCTGAAAATGCTTCCAAAATCATGGGTCTTCTTCTAATACAAGACCATGGTGAGAAAGAAATGATTAGGCTAGCATTTGGTCCTGAAGCTTTGGTTCATTCAGTGATTCTCAAAGCCAGAAAAGATTTGGGCTTGCCTTCAAACTCTCCGTCAACACCTTCAACACCATCATCTCCTTCTCCTTTCCTTTCCAGCAATCCAATCGCTATTTCAAGACAGaattcttcttcctcttcttcacgGCTTTCAAACAACGGTGGTGCTAATATTAATCTGCCCCCATCTCTCACTATTCCAAACCCATCTTCGTCTTCAAGTTCAGCTTCTTGGGCTGCTTTATCCGAGCTTCAAAACCAAACCGACCTGATCAGCCCCAACAACTTGCCGCTTGGTCCTTCTTCGTCGTCATCCATGAACTCTGCCTCTTTACCTTACTATGGAAATGGAGTCAATGATGTTATGGATGATTTTCAGCTCCAAGACCAGCTCTCGTTTCTCAACGATGGTTCTCCAACTCTTGGACCGAAAAACCCAGATTTATTCTACCCTCAACAGGACTTATCTTCAAGTCCTACTAATGGTGGTCTAGACTCCATGGGTTTTTCTTCTTATGCTAACTGGGGAGGCTCTCTTCACCGCCGGAGTTGCTCTGTTAGTGATGTGTGTTTAGGCTCTGAGGATCCTAATTCTGGGCTTGGTTGGAAACCTTGCCTTTACTATGCTAGAGGTTACTGTAAGAATGGAACTAGCTGTAGGTTCTTACATGGTGGAGGTCTCGGAGACTCTTCCACAGCTGCCATGGTTGGTTCAGATGGTTGTTCAGCTGTTGTTGGTTCGCCGAGTAAGCTTGACATGATGGACCAGTGCCATGAGCTTTTCAGATCTAAATCTGCTCAGCAACAGAGATTAGCTGCAGCTTCACAGCTCATGGCTGCTTCTGCTAATTCCTTTCCCTATTCACCAAAGTGCATGAATTTCCTTCTTCAACAGCAACAAAGTGAAACTCAAAG AGCTGCGGCAGCTTTGATGATGGGTGCTGACGATTTGCACAAGTTCGGGAGATCTCGCCTTGAAAGGAATGATTTTTCGATGAATGGTGGTGCTGGAATGGTGAATCCAGCTTCTAGGCAAATTTATTTGACTTTCCCAGCTGATAGCACTTTCAGAGAAGAAGATGTTTCAAATTATTTCAG CATTTATGGACCAGTTCAAGATGTGAGAATCCCATACCAGCAAAAGAGAATGTTTGGATTTGTGACTTTTGTCTACCCAGAAACCGTGAAGCTTATCCTGGCTAAAGGAAACCCTCATTTCGTTTGTGATGCTAGAGTTCTCGTTAAGCCTTACAAAGAGAAAGGCAAAGTCCAGGACAAGTACAG GAAACAGCAACAGCAACAAGTTGAAAGAGGAGATTTTTCACCCTGTGGTACCCCAACTGGTTTGGATTCTAGAGACCCATATGATCTTCAACTTG GAGCAAGGATGTTTTACAATTCTCAGGACGTGTTGTGGAGAAGGAAGTTGGAAGAGCAAGCTGAGTTGCAGCAAGCTCTTGAGCTTCAGAATAGAAGGTTAATGGGTCTGCAGCTTCTTGACGTCAAGAAGCACCATAACCGATCGATTTCTACAGGAAGTCCAATTCAGTCACCAACTCAGAGTCCCAACATGTTCAATCAAAACCTTGTCCTTTCTTCAATCCACAGTAGCTCAGAAGCTCAACAAG AGAACTGTTCTTCTCCGGCGCCTACTTCTATGACTGGGTCTACCGACCAACTACAGTCGGTGGCGGCTACTGCTAGAGAGTCTACCGCAGCCGGCGAAAATGGTAACGGCAAGGAAAGCCCGCGTGACGAAGTTGGCGATTTGCTAGAAAG TTTGGAGCACAATCTTCCTGATAGTCCATTTGCATCTCCCACTAAAGGAGCAAGTGACTATATGTCTGCCTTCTCCAATGTGGCAAGTGAGGTTAATGATTCAGATGGCTTAGCTACTTCTTCCAACATTGGTTTAGGTTCTTCACTGCTTCCTAATGCTTCAACATTGGACATGGGGTCCTTCAAATCTTATAATTGTCAAATGCCAAG GTTTTCCACTGGTGGAGCCATAGGGATGTATGCCGGCACCGGGGGTCCAAAATGCCCGGTTGGAATTTAG